In Alkalihalobacterium alkalinitrilicum, a genomic segment contains:
- the disA gene encoding DNA integrity scanning diadenylate cyclase DisA, giving the protein MEERKKGTFITGVLKLVAPGTKLREGIDNVLRANTGGLIVLGHNAEMQNIVDGGFFIDCEFSPAYLYELAKMDGAIILSEDGKRILYANTQLNPNNSISSNETGIRHRTAERVAKQTGKLVISISQRRNVITLYQGEHRYSLRDIGVILTKANQAIQTLEKYKTVLDQGITNLGALEFEELVTFQEVFQVIHRVQMVLRIKNEILNYVNELGSEGRLITMQLNELVANIEREALLLLKDYVKERSQDAFETLRDLQKLSNEELLDEQLVVKLLGYSKNFNIQEQTVCPRGYRILYKIPRLPSLVIENLIETYENLSHIMVASIKELDEVEGIGEARAKMIKQGLNRIQEQLFIDRHI; this is encoded by the coding sequence ATGGAAGAGCGGAAAAAGGGTACCTTTATCACGGGTGTTTTGAAACTAGTAGCACCTGGCACCAAATTAAGAGAGGGTATTGATAATGTACTTCGAGCGAATACAGGTGGATTGATTGTCTTAGGGCATAATGCAGAAATGCAAAATATAGTAGACGGCGGTTTCTTTATCGATTGTGAGTTTTCTCCAGCCTATTTATATGAGCTTGCTAAAATGGACGGGGCAATCATTTTAAGTGAAGATGGTAAACGAATATTATATGCAAACACACAATTAAATCCGAATAACTCGATTTCTTCTAATGAAACAGGAATTCGACATCGGACTGCAGAACGAGTAGCAAAACAAACAGGCAAATTAGTTATTTCCATATCACAACGTCGTAATGTAATAACTTTATACCAAGGTGAACACCGCTATTCACTAAGAGATATTGGTGTCATCCTCACAAAAGCAAATCAAGCAATTCAAACACTTGAGAAATACAAAACAGTACTAGATCAAGGAATTACTAACTTAGGGGCGTTAGAGTTTGAAGAACTGGTTACTTTTCAAGAAGTATTTCAAGTCATTCATCGAGTTCAAATGGTGTTACGAATAAAAAACGAGATCTTGAACTATGTGAATGAGCTCGGAAGTGAAGGCCGTTTAATTACTATGCAACTAAATGAACTTGTTGCAAACATTGAGAGAGAAGCGCTTCTCTTATTAAAAGACTATGTTAAAGAACGTTCACAAGATGCTTTTGAAACATTAAGAGATTTACAGAAACTATCGAACGAAGAGTTGTTAGACGAACAACTTGTTGTAAAGTTATTAGGTTACTCAAAAAACTTTAACATACAAGAACAAACCGTTTGTCCGAGAGGATACCGCATTCTTTACAAAATTCCGCGTCTACCATCCTTAGTTATAGAAAACTTAATCGAAACATACGAAAATTTAAGTCATATTATGGTTGCGTCTATTAAAGAATTAGATGAAGTAGAAGGAATCGGCGAAGCGCGAGCAAAAATGATTAAGCAAGGTTTAAATCGTATCCAAGAACAATTATTTATTGATCGACATATATAA
- the radA gene encoding DNA repair protein RadA: MAKKKTKFVCQECGYESTKWMGKCPGCHSWNSMVEEFIETATKGRSFVTGERSETSVKPQPITKVENELEERISTDMKELNRVLGGGIVPGSLVLVGGDPGIGKSTILLQLSYQLAKNSYKVLYISGEESMKQTKLRADRLGVLADQLYVLSETDVDYIEKAINDIQPTLVVIDSIQTVFQQDVTSAPGSVSQVRECTAAFMRIAKTKGIAIFIVGHVTKQGSIAGPKLLEHMVDSVLYFEGERHHTYRILRAVKNRFGSTNEIGIFEMKEGGLEEVINPSEIFLEERTEGAAGSTVVASMEGTRPVLVEIQALVSPTSFGNPRRMATGIDHNRVSLLMAVLEKRVGLLLQNQDAYLNVAGGVRLDEPAVDLAIALSIASSFRNQSTQPTDVMIGEVGLTGEVRRVARIEQRVNEAAKLGFQRAIIPQKNIGGWTIPKNIQVIGVETLEDALDVALGG, translated from the coding sequence ATGGCGAAAAAGAAAACGAAATTTGTATGTCAAGAATGTGGCTACGAGTCGACGAAGTGGATGGGAAAATGTCCAGGGTGTCATAGTTGGAATTCAATGGTTGAAGAGTTTATTGAAACTGCAACAAAAGGGAGAAGCTTTGTAACAGGAGAGCGTTCTGAAACGTCTGTGAAGCCACAACCAATTACGAAAGTAGAAAATGAACTTGAGGAAAGAATTAGTACAGATATGAAAGAACTAAACCGTGTGCTAGGTGGAGGTATTGTTCCAGGGTCACTCGTATTAGTTGGAGGAGATCCAGGAATAGGGAAATCGACGATCCTACTACAACTATCCTACCAACTTGCGAAAAATTCTTATAAAGTACTGTATATTTCGGGTGAAGAATCGATGAAACAAACGAAGTTAAGGGCAGATCGTTTAGGTGTTTTAGCTGATCAATTGTATGTCCTGTCTGAAACCGACGTTGATTATATTGAAAAAGCTATTAATGATATTCAACCGACACTGGTGGTCATTGATTCCATTCAAACAGTGTTTCAACAGGATGTCACGTCGGCACCTGGAAGTGTTTCACAAGTTAGAGAGTGTACAGCTGCATTCATGCGTATTGCGAAAACAAAAGGGATTGCCATTTTTATTGTTGGACACGTTACCAAACAAGGTTCGATTGCTGGACCTAAATTATTAGAGCATATGGTCGATTCTGTTCTTTATTTTGAAGGAGAAAGACATCATACGTATCGAATATTAAGAGCAGTAAAAAATCGGTTTGGCTCGACAAATGAAATTGGTATCTTTGAGATGAAGGAAGGTGGCTTGGAAGAAGTCATTAATCCATCTGAAATTTTTTTAGAAGAACGAACAGAAGGAGCTGCAGGATCGACTGTTGTAGCTTCAATGGAAGGCACGAGACCAGTGTTAGTCGAAATTCAAGCCCTCGTATCCCCAACAAGCTTTGGTAATCCTAGAAGAATGGCGACTGGGATTGACCATAACCGTGTATCTTTATTAATGGCTGTATTAGAAAAGCGGGTAGGATTACTTCTACAAAATCAAGATGCATATTTAAATGTTGCCGGTGGCGTTCGTTTAGATGAACCAGCAGTTGATTTAGCTATTGCTCTAAGTATTGCTTCAAGTTTTCGAAATCAATCCACTCAACCAACGGATGTGATGATTGGGGAGGTAGGGTTAACAGGAGAAGTGAGACGAGTAGCACGGATTGAGCAACGAGTAAATGAAGCGGCCAAACTTGGTTTTCAAAGAGCAATCATTCCTCAAAAAAATATTGGAGGGTGGACCATCCCCAAAAATATTCAAGTCATTGGTGTAGAAACACTTGAAGATGCTTTAGATGTTGCACTAGGAGGCTGA
- the clpC gene encoding ATP-dependent protease ATP-binding subunit ClpC, whose amino-acid sequence MMFGRFTERAQKVLALAQEEAIRLGHNNIGTEHILLGLIREGEGIAAKALQALGLGSDKIQNEVETLIGTGQEGTKTIHYTPRAKKVIELSMDEARKLGHSYVGTEHILLGLIREGEGVAARVLNNLGVSLNKARQQVLQLLGSSEASGGNQQSGTTAHANTPTLDSLARDLTAIAKEEGLDPVIGRSKEIERVIQVLSRRTKNNPVLIGEPGVGKTAIAEGLAQAIINNEVPETLRNKRVMTLDMGTVVAGTKYRGEFEDRLKKVMDEIRQAGNVILFIDELHTLIGAGGAEGAIDASNILKPSLARGELQCIGATTLDEYRKYIEKDAALERRFQPIQVNEPTNDESIQILKGLRDRYEAHHRVTITDSAIEEAVKLSDRYISDRFLPDKAIDLIDEAASKVRLRSYTAPPNLKELEGRLEETRKEKDAAVQSQEFEKAASLRDSEQRLREELDTMKNEWKKKQGQENTEVTVEDIAQVVTSWTGIPVSKLVEEETDRLLRMEEILHQRVIGQEEAVKSISKAVRRARAGLKDPKRPIGSFIFLGPTGVGKTELARAVAETLFGDEDAFIRIDMSEYMEKHATSRLVGSPPGYVGHEDGGQLTEKVRRRPYSVILLDEIEKAHPEVFNILLQVLEDGRLTDSKGRTVDFRNTAVIMTSNVGASTLRKNKSLGFTVDSEEQEYKDMKGKVMSELKNSFRPEFLNRIDEIIVFHSLEKKHIREIITLMAEQLEKRLAEQGIQFELTEAAKDKISDEGFDPEYGARPLRRALQKQVEDRLSEELLKGMIKKGQKAIIDVKDNELFVETKESAQV is encoded by the coding sequence ATGATGTTTGGAAGATTTACTGAAAGAGCACAGAAAGTATTAGCCTTAGCACAGGAAGAAGCAATTCGTCTAGGTCACAACAATATTGGGACTGAACATATACTGTTAGGACTTATTCGTGAAGGAGAAGGCATTGCAGCTAAAGCACTTCAAGCCCTGGGTTTAGGTTCAGATAAAATTCAAAATGAAGTAGAGACGCTAATTGGGACTGGTCAAGAAGGTACGAAGACTATTCACTATACTCCTCGTGCAAAAAAGGTGATTGAACTTTCTATGGATGAGGCACGAAAGTTAGGTCACTCTTATGTAGGAACTGAACACATCCTATTGGGATTAATACGTGAAGGAGAAGGAGTAGCAGCACGTGTTTTAAACAACTTAGGTGTTAGCTTAAACAAAGCACGTCAACAAGTTCTTCAACTACTTGGAAGTAGCGAGGCTTCGGGTGGTAATCAACAGTCTGGCACTACCGCTCATGCCAATACACCAACATTAGATAGTCTAGCTCGTGATTTAACGGCAATTGCTAAAGAAGAAGGATTGGATCCTGTTATTGGTCGAAGTAAAGAAATTGAGCGTGTGATCCAAGTACTTAGCCGGCGTACAAAAAATAACCCAGTTCTTATTGGAGAACCTGGTGTTGGTAAAACGGCGATTGCTGAAGGATTAGCGCAAGCGATTATTAATAACGAGGTTCCAGAAACCCTACGAAATAAACGCGTTATGACATTAGATATGGGTACTGTGGTAGCAGGTACAAAATATCGTGGTGAATTTGAAGATCGCTTGAAAAAAGTGATGGATGAAATTCGTCAAGCTGGTAATGTTATTCTATTTATTGACGAACTCCACACATTAATTGGAGCAGGGGGAGCAGAGGGAGCAATTGATGCTTCAAACATATTAAAGCCATCCCTTGCTCGTGGAGAATTACAATGTATCGGTGCAACAACATTAGACGAATATCGTAAATATATCGAAAAAGATGCTGCTTTAGAGCGTCGTTTCCAACCGATCCAAGTTAATGAACCGACAAATGATGAATCCATTCAAATTTTAAAAGGCTTACGTGACCGTTATGAAGCGCATCATCGTGTGACCATTACAGACTCTGCAATTGAAGAGGCGGTTAAACTTTCCGATCGCTATATCTCTGATCGATTTTTACCTGATAAAGCAATTGATTTAATCGATGAAGCTGCATCAAAAGTTCGCCTTCGTTCTTATACAGCACCACCGAACTTAAAAGAACTTGAAGGAAGATTAGAAGAAACACGAAAAGAAAAAGATGCTGCAGTACAAAGTCAAGAGTTTGAAAAGGCAGCTTCATTACGTGACTCAGAACAACGTTTACGAGAAGAATTAGATACTATGAAAAATGAGTGGAAAAAGAAGCAAGGGCAAGAAAATACAGAAGTTACAGTCGAAGATATTGCACAAGTTGTGACGAGTTGGACAGGAATTCCTGTATCGAAACTAGTAGAAGAGGAAACCGACCGTCTTCTTCGAATGGAAGAAATTCTTCATCAACGCGTCATTGGTCAAGAAGAAGCTGTTAAATCGATTTCTAAGGCGGTTCGCAGGGCACGTGCAGGCTTAAAAGATCCGAAGCGTCCTATTGGATCATTTATTTTCTTAGGACCAACAGGTGTTGGTAAAACAGAACTTGCTCGTGCAGTAGCAGAAACGTTATTTGGTGATGAAGATGCGTTTATCCGTATTGACATGTCTGAGTATATGGAAAAACACGCAACAAGCCGTTTAGTAGGTTCACCTCCAGGCTATGTTGGGCATGAAGATGGCGGACAATTAACAGAGAAAGTTCGCCGTCGTCCGTACTCAGTTATCTTATTAGACGAGATTGAAAAGGCACATCCAGAAGTATTTAATATTTTGTTACAAGTGTTAGAAGATGGTCGTTTAACCGACTCGAAAGGACGTACGGTAGATTTTAGAAATACAGCCGTCATTATGACGTCAAACGTTGGAGCAAGTACGTTACGTAAAAATAAATCATTAGGGTTCACTGTTGATAGTGAAGAACAAGAATATAAAGATATGAAAGGTAAAGTGATGAGTGAGCTAAAAAATAGCTTCCGTCCAGAATTTTTAAATCGTATCGATGAAATCATCGTCTTCCACTCGCTTGAAAAGAAACATATTCGTGAAATCATTACTTTAATGGCTGAGCAATTAGAAAAGCGTCTTGCTGAGCAGGGAATTCAGTTCGAATTAACCGAGGCTGCAAAAGATAAGATTTCAGATGAAGGGTTTGACCCAGAATATGGGGCGCGACCATTGCGAAGAGCACTCCAAAAACAAGTAGAAGATCGTCTATCCGAAGAATTATTAAAGGGTATGATCAAAAAGGGGCAAAAAGCGATTATCGATGTTAAAGATAATGAGCTTTTTGTAGAAACAAAAGAAAGTGCTCAAGTATAA
- a CDS encoding protein arginine kinase yields MSLERFISEAISPWMKKDGPDSDIVLSSRIRLARNLKDFTFPILATMEEANLIVNHISTNLLKSPYNFIGPLELLPMDDLKANVKKVLVEKHLISPHLSEESKHGAVLLSEDESVSIMINEEDHLRIQCLFSGFQLNEGLVLASGLDDWIEEKLTYAFDEKRGYLTSCPTNVGTGLRASVMMHLPALVMTQQLTKILPAINQLGLVVRGIYGEGSEALGNLFQVSNQMTLGKSEQDIVEDLRAVVIQLIQQERAAREMLLQSSKIQLEDRVFRSFGILSNSRIMETKEAAQRLSDVRLGIYLGLINGISGNILNELMILTQPGFLQQFAGETLSPNQRDERRAALIRERLKLEDVQK; encoded by the coding sequence ATGTCACTTGAACGTTTTATTAGTGAAGCTATTAGTCCTTGGATGAAAAAAGATGGTCCAGATTCGGATATTGTGTTAAGTAGTCGAATAAGATTAGCTAGAAACCTAAAAGATTTTACGTTCCCAATTTTAGCTACTATGGAGGAAGCAAATTTAATTGTTAACCACATTAGTACAAATTTATTAAAAAGCCCTTATAACTTTATAGGACCACTAGAACTTCTTCCAATGGATGATTTAAAAGCAAATGTTAAGAAAGTATTAGTTGAGAAGCATTTAATTAGTCCTCATTTATCAGAAGAATCAAAACATGGTGCAGTTCTTTTGAGTGAGGATGAATCCGTTAGCATTATGATTAACGAAGAAGATCATTTACGAATCCAATGTTTATTTTCTGGATTTCAACTAAATGAGGGGCTTGTTTTGGCCAGTGGATTAGATGATTGGATTGAAGAAAAACTGACCTACGCCTTTGATGAAAAGAGGGGTTACTTAACTAGTTGTCCAACAAATGTTGGCACAGGTTTAAGAGCTTCAGTAATGATGCACTTACCTGCATTAGTCATGACACAGCAATTGACTAAAATATTACCAGCGATCAATCAATTAGGACTAGTCGTTCGAGGAATTTATGGCGAGGGCAGTGAAGCGCTAGGTAACTTGTTTCAGGTTTCCAATCAAATGACACTTGGAAAATCAGAACAAGATATTGTCGAAGACTTACGTGCTGTGGTTATTCAATTGATTCAACAAGAACGAGCAGCGAGAGAGATGCTCTTACAATCGTCTAAAATCCAATTAGAAGATCGCGTGTTTCGTTCCTTTGGAATTCTATCGAATAGTAGAATTATGGAAACAAAGGAAGCGGCACAACGACTATCCGATGTAAGATTAGGGATTTACTTAGGTTTAATTAACGGTATATCAGGCAATATCCTTAATGAACTTATGATCTTAACGCAACCAGGATTTTTACAGCAGTTCGCCGGGGAAACGCTTTCTCCAAATCAGAGGGATGAGCGAAGAGCAGCATTAATTAGAGAACGTCTTAAACTTGAAGACGTACAGAAATAA
- a CDS encoding UvrB/UvrC motif-containing protein — MICQECNQRPATLHFTKIINGEKTEFHICEHCAKEKGEYFPGSNSFSIHQLLSGLLNFEQPISKGHTSGASSKQSLTCDKCKMSYEQFVRTGRFGCATCYETFSDKLDPILKKVHSGNHTHSGKIPKRIGGTIEVRRKINSLKEALQRHITKEEFEEAAIVRDQIRTLEKSVFNQGEE; from the coding sequence ATGATTTGTCAGGAATGCAATCAACGTCCTGCCACTTTACACTTCACTAAAATAATTAACGGTGAAAAAACAGAATTTCATATATGTGAACATTGTGCGAAAGAAAAAGGTGAGTATTTTCCTGGGTCAAATAGCTTTTCTATTCACCAACTATTATCAGGTTTATTAAACTTTGAACAACCGATTTCAAAAGGGCATACATCAGGAGCCTCATCAAAACAGTCTCTGACCTGTGACAAATGTAAAATGTCCTATGAACAGTTTGTCCGTACAGGCCGATTTGGTTGTGCAACATGTTATGAGACATTTAGTGATAAATTAGATCCCATTTTAAAGAAAGTCCATAGTGGTAATCATACTCATTCAGGAAAAATCCCGAAAAGAATTGGTGGTACGATTGAAGTTCGGAGGAAAATTAACTCCTTGAAAGAGGCTTTACAACGCCACATTACTAAAGAAGAATTTGAAGAAGCAGCTATTGTAAGAGACCAAATTCGTACTTTGGAAAAATCTGTGTTCAACCAAGGGGAGGAGTAA
- a CDS encoding CtsR family transcriptional regulator, with amino-acid sequence MRNTSDIIEQYLKNILTNSDGELIEIKRSELAKRFQCVPSQINYVISTRFTIEKGYIVESKRGGGGYIRIIKVKAHNQADLFEQMMQLIGDRVSQVHAEALISRLYEEGAVSKREANLMYSVVDHSLFNTTNPVLRDYIRANVLKSMLQTLKYRD; translated from the coding sequence ATGAGGAATACCTCAGATATTATTGAGCAGTATTTAAAAAATATTCTAACGAATAGTGATGGAGAGCTAATAGAAATTAAACGAAGTGAGTTAGCCAAACGCTTTCAATGTGTTCCATCACAAATCAATTATGTGATCAGTACACGCTTTACAATTGAAAAAGGCTATATTGTTGAAAGTAAACGCGGTGGAGGCGGGTACATTCGAATAATAAAAGTCAAAGCGCATAACCAAGCAGATCTCTTCGAACAAATGATGCAACTTATAGGTGATAGGGTGAGTCAAGTCCATGCCGAAGCCTTAATCTCGAGACTATACGAAGAAGGGGCAGTATCTAAACGGGAAGCGAATTTAATGTATAGTGTAGTTGATCATTCATTATTTAATACAACGAACCCCGTACTGCGTGATTATATTCGAGCAAATGTTCTTAAATCAATGCTCCAAACTTTAAAATATCGAGATTAA